The following coding sequences lie in one Capsicum annuum cultivar UCD-10X-F1 chromosome 5, UCD10Xv1.1, whole genome shotgun sequence genomic window:
- the LOC124885157 gene encoding probable LRR receptor-like serine/threonine-protein kinase At3g47570 — protein MENHIYLLFLLFLFQYYFLSISAASSNETDQQALLAFKNLVTSSSHVLADNWTKNTSFCSWFSVTCSPKRQRVVALELPNMQLQGTISSSLANLSFLSVLNPENNSFHDGIPFGLGHFPLLRVIDVRNNQLQGSIPTSLFQHQRVPKISLGFNKLGGEIWTGPWYVPELRALNLGNNSLTGIIPSSVGNATKLINFSLAGNRIRGNLPKEIGNLSQLAFLSLYDNQLTGSISTSLFNISSLVTVSLALNRLSGSLLLNEGNIVSNLEFLSVSNNQISGCIPSNICQLRELQVLSLSLNNITGEIPRNIGCLSNLEEFYIGDTPIKETIPTSIGNIFTLQYVDCTRNSLEGPIPPELGKLSNLRITVNFNNLSGTVPAATDLHLPNLKLLLLGENQLEGETLLFITNASKIEAVGLENNFLKGTIPTNLGNLRELRGLFLTSNQLMNEPREHELQFFNSLADCRMLRYLEVGYNPLNGILPNSIGNLSSTTEAVNLADAHISGFIPASTGNISGLITLVFKNNNLMGNIPSEIGKLKQLQGLSLSNNKLQRHISEAVCHLSNLVKLFLQVNELSGEIPECIGNLSMLLDLSLGSNKFSSKIPLSLWKMSGLLYFDVSRNSIEGEVTPDIGELKAILELNLSSNNLSGVIPSRLGELLHLQYLDLSNNSFSGQIPFSFSNLISIEYWDLSLYDLSGTIPKSLEKLSYLKSINVSYNVLDGEIPSGGVFANSTLQSFVGNKGLCGMHILEVLPCPITKSGQQSKSKKLVLKIVIPVVTSSFIIFLLVSIWIMKRKKIAKSKDVEKVPEINTYPLISYHEIQ, from the exons ATGGAGAATCACATTTACTTAttgtttcttctctttctatttcAATACTACTTTCTTTCTATATCAGCTGCTTCCTCAAATGAAACAGATCAACAAGCTCTACTAGCTTTCAAAAATCTTGTTACTAGTTCTAGTCATGTTTTGGCGGATAATTGGACTAAGAATACTTCATTTTGCTCTTGGTTCAGTGTCACTTGCAGTCCAAAAAGGCAAAGGGTTGTAGCCTTGGAGCTTCCCAATATGCAACTTCAAGGCACAATTTCCTCCTCTTTGGCCAATTTGTCCTTTCTCAGTGTGCTCAATCCCGAGAACAACAGCTTCCATGATGGCATTCCTTTCGGACTTGGTCACTTTCCTCTCTTGCGAGTGATTGATGTTAGAAACAATCAGCTCCAAGGAAGTATCCCAACAAGTCTATTTCAACATCAAAGAGTTCCAAAAATTTCATTGGGTTTCAATAAACTCGGTGGTGAAATATGGACAGGGCCATGGTATGTACCAGAGCTAAGAGCTTTAAATCTGGGGAACAATAGCCTCACGGGTATAATCCCTTCTTCAGTTGGAAATGCCACAAAGTTGATCAACTTCAGTTTGGCTGGGAATAGAATCAGAGGCAACCTTCCAAAAGAGATCGGTAACCTGAGCCAGCTTGCATTTTTGTCCTTATATGATAATCAATTAACAGGTTCCATTTCTACATCGCTATTTAATATCTCGTCGCTGGTTACTGTGTCTCTGGCATTAAATAGACTTTCCGGTTCTCTCTTGCTTAATGAAGGGAATATTGTGTCAAATCTAGAGTTTTTAAGTGTATCTAACAACCAAATTTCTGGTTGCATTCCTTCTAACATATGTCAACTCAGAGAGCTCCAAGTTTTGTCCCTATCTTTGAACAACATAACTGGAGAGATACCCAGAAATATTGGTTGTTTATCCAATCTCGAGGAGTTTTATATTGGTGATACTCCAATTAAAGAGACCATTCCCACTTCGATTGGCAATATTTTCACTCTGCAATATGTTGACTGTACAAGAAATAGCTTGGAGGGGCCAATTCCACCAGAATTGGGGAAGCTATCAAATTTGAG GATAACTGTCAATTTCAACAACCTTTCGGGGACAGTTCCGGCCGCTACAGATCTTCATCTTCCAAACCTTAAACTGCTTCTCTTGGGCGAAAATCAGCTGGAAGGGGAAACTCTATTGTTCATAACAAATGCTTCCAAGATTGAAGCGGTGGGATTAGAAAATAACTTTCTCAAAGGAACTATTCCAACTAATTTGGGAAATCTCCGTGAGCTGCGTGGACTGTTCCTAACTAGTAATCAACTTATGAATGAACCAAGAGAGCATGAGTTgcaatttttcaattctttggCAGACTGTAGAATGTTGCGATATCTAGAAGTAGGTTATAATCCGTTGAATGGCATTCTTCCCAATTCGATTGGGAACCTTTCATCTACTACTGAAGCAGTAAATTTAGCAGATGCACACATCAGTGGCTTCATACCCGCTAGTACAGGCAACATAAGTGGTCTTATTACCCTAGTCTTTAAAAATAACAACTTGATGGGAAATATTCCTTCTGAGATTGGTAAGCTAAAGCAACTCCAAGGTCTATCTCTAAGTAACAATAAATTACAGAGGCATATTTCAGAGGCGGTATGCCATTTATCTAACTTGGTTAAGTTATTTCTGCAAGTTAATGAGCTGTCTGGAGAGATCCCAGAATGCATAGGCAATCTAAGCATGCTACTAGACCTTTCGTTGGGTTCTAACAAATTTTCATCAAAGATTCCTTTGAGCCTTTGGAAAATGAGTGGTCTTCTCTATTTTGATGTGTCACGAAATTCTATAGAGGGAGAAGTTACACCAGATATTGGAGAACTGAAGGCCATTCTAGAACTAAACCTTTCCAGTAACAACCTTTCAGGCGTAATACCAAGTAGACTGGGGGAACTCCTGCACCTTCAGTATCTTGATCTATCAAACAATTCATTTTCCGGCCAAATTCCATTTTCCTTTTCCAATTTGATAAGCATAGAATACTGGGATCTGTCTTTATATGACTTGTCAGGTACTATTCCTAAGTCCTTGGAAAAACTGTCATACCTTAAAAGCATTAATGTTTCATATAATGTTTTAGATGGTGAGATACCAAGTGGTGGCGTGTTTGCAAATTCCACTTTGCAATCATTTGTTGGGAATAAAGGTCTATGTGGAATGCACATATTGGAGGTTCTTCCTTGCCCTATAACTAAATCTGGACAACAATCAAAGTCTAAGAAGCTTGTGCTAAAAATTGTTATTCCAGTGGTTACTTCTTCCTTTATAATATTCTTGTTGGTCTCGATTTGGATAATGAAAAGGAAGAAGATAGCAAAGTCCAAAGATGTTGAAAAGGTTCCGGAGATTAACACTTATCCATTGATTTCTTATCATGAGATTCAATGA
- the LOC107871544 gene encoding receptor kinase-like protein Xa21, with protein MRNVRHRNLIPVITTCSSEYIRAFVLQYIVMLDAAMAIEYLYHCNATPIVHCDLKPSNILLDEDMVAHVEYGLEGTVSTSSDVYSYGIMLMEVLTKRGPTDEEIFNENLDLRKWITQSFSGTIMEVVDANLFLEEEQITSKGEICIAAMVELALYCTKENPESRITMEDVVKRLNKIKNTFLET; from the exons ATGAGAAATGTTAGACATAGAAATCTTATCCCTGTGATTACTACTTGTTCTAGTGAGTATATAAGAGCCTTTGTTCTGCAATATATTGTGATGCTTGATGCAGCTATGGCAATTGAATATCTATATCATTGTAATGCAACTCCGATAGTTCACTGCGACCTAAAGCCATCAAACATTCTTTTGGATGAAGATATGGTGGCTCATGTTG AATATGGCTTGGAGGGAACAGTATCCACAAGTAGTGATGTTTATAGTTACGGCATCATGTTGATGGAGGTTTTGACCAAAAGAGGGCCAACAGATGAAGAGATATTCAATGAAAATCTAGACTTGAGGAAATGGATAACACAATCATTTTCAGGAACTATCATGGAAGTTGTGGATGCCAATCTTTTTCTTGAGGAAGAACAGATCACTTCTAAAGGTGAAATCTGCATAGCTGCCATGGTCGAGTTGGCTTTATATTGCACCAAGGAAAATCCAGAATCAAGAATAACCATGGAAGACGTAGTCAAGAGGCTtaacaaaatcaagaacacatttcTGGAAACGTAG